One genomic region from uncultured Cohaesibacter sp. encodes:
- a CDS encoding DUF1674 domain-containing protein, with the protein MTDETPKRQTVDVDSPQFKSTEERVADTAKPKEEQRPRRKFEDLPPAAQRALMEAEQRRKERDALKVSADRPKELNGRGGLDPSRYDDYEIDGRAIDF; encoded by the coding sequence ATGACAGACGAAACCCCTAAAAGACAGACGGTTGACGTCGACTCCCCTCAGTTCAAGAGCACGGAAGAACGCGTCGCCGATACTGCCAAGCCGAAAGAAGAGCAAAGACCACGCCGCAAATTCGAGGACCTGCCCCCCGCAGCCCAGCGCGCACTCATGGAAGCGGAACAGCGCCGCAAGGAGCGCGATGCGCTGAAGGTAAGCGCAGACCGGCCAAAAGAACTCAATGGCCGCGGTGGTCTCGACCCATCACGCTACGATGATTATGAAATCGACGGCCGCGCCATCGATTTTTGA
- the htpX gene encoding zinc metalloprotease HtpX, whose amino-acid sequence MNFFRTTLLLAAMTGLFMAIGYLLGGSGGMMIAFIFALGMNVFSYWNSDKMVLRMHNAMEVDARTAPEYYEIVQKLAQSAGLPMPKVYVINSDQPNAFATGRSPQHAAVAASTGLLNRLTYEEVAGVMAHELAHIKNYDILTMTVTATFAGAISMLANFAMFFGGSRERGGIIGTIAIMILAPLAASIVQMAISRTREYAADKTGAEICGQPMWLATALAKIANAAGRTANVTAEQHPETAHMFIINPLSGQKMDNLFSTHPDTQNRIDALQSLQSEWYGGQSPLKVSGGGTLGASQRRSQMQQDAGADGPWGRSSSPRDDNQPGPWG is encoded by the coding sequence ATGAATTTCTTCCGTACCACATTATTGCTGGCCGCCATGACGGGCCTGTTCATGGCCATCGGCTATTTGCTCGGTGGCTCGGGAGGCATGATGATTGCCTTCATCTTTGCGCTGGGCATGAATGTGTTCAGCTATTGGAATTCGGACAAAATGGTGCTGCGCATGCACAATGCCATGGAGGTGGATGCGCGTACGGCTCCTGAATATTACGAGATTGTGCAGAAGCTGGCCCAGTCTGCCGGGCTGCCCATGCCCAAGGTGTATGTCATCAATTCCGATCAGCCCAATGCGTTCGCCACCGGACGCAGTCCGCAGCATGCTGCTGTTGCTGCCTCGACGGGCCTGCTCAACCGGCTGACCTATGAAGAGGTGGCTGGCGTGATGGCCCATGAGCTGGCGCATATCAAGAATTACGACATTCTGACCATGACCGTGACGGCAACCTTTGCAGGTGCCATTTCCATGCTCGCCAACTTTGCGATGTTCTTTGGTGGCAGCCGGGAAAGGGGCGGTATCATCGGCACGATTGCCATCATGATTCTGGCGCCGCTGGCAGCGTCCATCGTGCAGATGGCCATCAGCCGGACGCGGGAATATGCGGCCGACAAGACCGGTGCGGAAATCTGCGGTCAGCCCATGTGGCTGGCTACGGCGTTGGCCAAGATTGCCAACGCTGCGGGGCGAACGGCCAATGTAACCGCCGAACAGCATCCTGAAACGGCCCATATGTTCATTATCAACCCGCTATCGGGGCAGAAAATGGATAATCTCTTCTCCACCCACCCGGATACGCAGAACCGGATTGATGCGCTGCAGTCGCTGCAGTCTGAATGGTATGGCGGACAGAGCCCTCTCAAGGTAAGTGGTGGCGGTACGCTCGGAGCTTCCCAGCGTCGCAGCCAGATGCAACAGGATGCGGGCGCAGACGGCCCCTGGGGGCGCAGTTCTTCTCCAAGAGATGACAATCAGCCAGGGCCTTGGGGCTAG
- a CDS encoding GNAT family N-acetyltransferase produces MIRTFISEDTDAVIAIWQSASELAHSFLPADFMIEAERLTREVYLPQAETWVFVRNGAIVGFIGLIDHYIGGLFVDPSHHGEGIGRALVDKAAAEKGSLTVEVFVDNAIGRRFYAAYGFTGDKQVSDPYSGFPLLQLTYEVKA; encoded by the coding sequence ATGATCCGGACATTTATATCTGAAGACACCGACGCCGTGATTGCCATCTGGCAATCTGCCAGCGAACTGGCGCATTCCTTTCTTCCTGCCGACTTTATGATCGAGGCCGAGCGGTTGACCCGAGAGGTCTATCTCCCGCAAGCCGAGACATGGGTCTTTGTGCGCAATGGCGCAATTGTCGGCTTTATCGGACTGATCGATCACTATATAGGCGGACTGTTTGTCGACCCCTCTCATCATGGCGAGGGCATAGGGCGGGCGCTCGTCGATAAGGCTGCGGCAGAGAAGGGATCCTTGACGGTTGAGGTGTTTGTCGACAACGCTATCGGACGGCGCTTTTACGCAGCCTATGGCTTCACCGGCGATAAGCAGGTGAGCGACCCGTATTCGGGTTTTCCGCTGTTACAGCTCACCTATGAGGTGAAGGCTTAA
- the ccmB gene encoding heme exporter protein CcmB — MGALFARDLKLSIRIGGGALMGVLFFLIVVTIFPFAVGPDLNLLARIGPAILWIGALLATLLSLDRLFQADQEDGTLDLLLLGEHPLELVVLVKCAAQWISTGLPLVVATPLLSLFLNVEPVGIAAVTATLLVGTPALTLIGAVGAALTVILRRGGLLLSILILPLTIPVLIFGVSASLGAVTDPAPFDTPFYILCGLSLLYLVIGPVAAAAALRSSQE, encoded by the coding sequence ATGGGTGCCCTCTTTGCACGGGATCTGAAATTGTCCATCCGGATCGGCGGCGGTGCGCTCATGGGCGTGCTGTTTTTCCTGATCGTCGTCACCATCTTTCCCTTCGCCGTGGGGCCGGATCTCAATCTTCTTGCCCGCATCGGCCCGGCCATTCTATGGATCGGAGCCCTGCTGGCGACGCTGCTAAGCCTTGATCGTCTGTTTCAGGCAGATCAGGAAGACGGCACGCTGGATCTGCTGCTGCTTGGCGAACATCCGCTGGAGCTGGTGGTGCTGGTCAAATGCGCAGCTCAATGGATCTCCACCGGCCTGCCTCTGGTGGTCGCAACCCCGCTTCTATCGCTGTTTCTCAATGTGGAGCCGGTCGGCATTGCCGCCGTAACAGCCACCTTACTTGTCGGCACGCCAGCACTCACGCTCATTGGCGCGGTGGGCGCGGCCCTGACGGTGATCCTGAGGCGCGGCGGTTTGCTGCTTTCGATTCTCATTCTGCCGCTGACGATCCCGGTGCTGATCTTTGGTGTCAGCGCATCCCTTGGCGCGGTCACAGATCCCGCACCCTTTGATACGCCATTCTACATTCTGTGCGGCCTATCGCTTCTCTATCTGGTAATCGGCCCCGTGGCCGCCGCAGCCGCCTTGAGGAGTTCGCAGGAATAG
- a CDS encoding DUF1989 domain-containing protein — protein MSNIVPPADADARRAIKPVICYPTETLPKPNIGLYQAAFEGAEKIDEVIIPARDAASIEVPAGHLLRIICPEGPQVGDLDLFNSANLDERFYSGKTRALHGTHVSIGDQLWSSFPYMRPMATVMEDTLAWYGIDEYGGSVHDVIGTRCDPYTGRVLNGVDYHYCCHSNLTRALARARGLSLPEAEKYVHDVLNVFMCTGFTRDTGQYFMKASPVRPGDTLGLFAEIDLLAVQSACPGGDCSSEHSSDAAQCYPLKMEVYKPAAGSLEGWQSPAVNAYDGSHGC, from the coding sequence ATGTCCAACATCGTTCCTCCCGCTGATGCGGATGCGCGTCGCGCGATCAAACCCGTTATTTGTTATCCGACCGAGACCTTGCCCAAGCCGAATATCGGGCTTTATCAGGCTGCTTTTGAGGGGGCCGAGAAGATTGATGAAGTCATCATCCCAGCGCGAGATGCGGCCAGCATTGAGGTGCCTGCAGGCCATCTGTTGCGCATCATCTGTCCGGAAGGGCCGCAGGTGGGGGATCTTGATCTCTTCAACAGCGCCAATCTCGACGAGCGTTTTTATTCGGGCAAGACCCGCGCGCTGCATGGAACTCATGTGAGCATTGGCGATCAGCTCTGGTCGAGCTTTCCTTATATGCGGCCGATGGCGACCGTTATGGAAGACACGCTGGCATGGTATGGCATCGATGAATATGGTGGCTCGGTGCATGACGTGATAGGCACGCGCTGTGATCCCTATACGGGGCGCGTTCTCAATGGGGTGGATTATCACTATTGTTGCCATTCGAATCTGACGCGCGCTTTGGCGCGGGCGCGCGGGCTCAGCCTGCCTGAAGCGGAGAAATATGTACATGATGTGCTCAATGTTTTCATGTGCACCGGCTTTACGCGGGATACGGGGCAATATTTCATGAAGGCCAGCCCGGTGCGGCCCGGCGACACTCTGGGGCTGTTTGCCGAGATTGATCTTTTGGCAGTGCAGAGCGCCTGTCCGGGCGGGGATTGCTCATCAGAACATTCCAGTGATGCGGCACAATGCTATCCCTTGAAGATGGAAGTCTATAAGCCTGCTGCGGGAAGTCTGGAGGGTTGGCAAAGCCCTGCTGTGAATGCTTATGATGGCAGTCACGGCTGCTGA
- the ccmA gene encoding heme ABC exporter ATP-binding protein CcmA, with amino-acid sequence MTLQEDTKLLSVHNLGCIRGGRPVIENISFDLPGGKALVVTGPNGIGKSSLLRTLAGLIKAHAGSMTLEGAEDDLSVGQQAHYFGHADAIKPALSCRENLKFWQTYYGHPTRSPYQAMIEVGIEDLIDLPAAYLSAGQRRRLSLARLLVSYRPLWLLDEPTSALDKASEHKLEVLMAEHLIEGGLIIAATHAPLGLVDPLRLHLDRNLASEPALDDALSEPTAH; translated from the coding sequence TTGACTCTTCAAGAAGACACAAAGCTTTTAAGCGTTCATAATTTGGGATGTATCCGAGGCGGCCGTCCTGTCATCGAAAATATTTCCTTCGACCTGCCCGGAGGCAAGGCGCTTGTGGTGACCGGCCCCAACGGCATAGGAAAATCATCCCTGCTGCGCACATTGGCGGGTCTCATCAAGGCCCATGCCGGTTCCATGACGCTTGAGGGGGCCGAGGACGACCTTTCCGTCGGCCAGCAAGCCCATTATTTCGGACATGCCGACGCTATCAAGCCAGCCCTGTCTTGCAGGGAAAATCTCAAATTCTGGCAAACCTATTATGGCCACCCGACCCGTAGTCCCTATCAGGCAATGATCGAAGTGGGGATCGAGGATCTCATCGACCTGCCTGCGGCCTATCTCTCCGCCGGTCAGCGCCGCCGTCTGTCGCTGGCGCGCCTGCTTGTCAGCTACCGCCCCCTCTGGCTGCTCGATGAACCGACCTCGGCGCTCGACAAGGCATCCGAACACAAGCTGGAGGTTCTGATGGCAGAGCATTTGATTGAGGGCGGCCTGATCATTGCCGCCACCCATGCGCCTCTTGGACTGGTCGACCCACTGCGCCTGCATCTTGACCGCAATCTTGCCAGCGAGCCCGCGCTTGATGACGCTTTGAGCGAACCAACCGCCCACTAG
- a CDS encoding EamA family transporter has protein sequence MRNLILSWQFWAILSACFAALTAIFAKVGVSGIGSDFATFIRTIVILLALAAMLSATGGWDSLSSLSSKSILFLVLSGLATGASWICYFRALKIGQASQVAPIDKMSVVLVAIFGALFLGEQLSLGGWLGVGFIATGAVLVALF, from the coding sequence ATGAGAAATCTAATCCTTTCATGGCAGTTCTGGGCCATTCTTTCGGCCTGCTTTGCTGCATTGACGGCCATTTTTGCCAAGGTGGGCGTATCCGGTATTGGATCGGATTTCGCAACCTTCATACGCACAATCGTTATTCTGCTTGCTCTGGCAGCTATGCTCAGCGCGACAGGAGGCTGGGACAGCCTTTCCAGCCTATCGTCAAAATCAATCCTCTTTCTGGTCCTTTCCGGTCTGGCCACAGGCGCATCATGGATTTGCTATTTCCGCGCCCTCAAAATCGGACAGGCCTCTCAGGTTGCCCCCATAGACAAAATGAGCGTTGTGCTCGTTGCCATCTTCGGCGCCCTCTTCCTTGGCGAGCAGCTCTCCCTTGGTGGCTGGCTCGGCGTTGGCTTCATCGCCACAGGAGCCGTGCTCGTTGCCCTTTTCTAA
- a CDS encoding RDD family protein, translating into MQPRFFWRRALAFAIDIMLVNLLVAAVLLTLHKIAPDQFILAGGPYKTTNCTSFDTPTEAFMEAAPEGMLKNAKAFKFRICSIGFFTIEGSRIGSLSVELTEGELPFTSTKTIFFAAPVNQYGTPIAPIDYSDLLFPTFSVFGLAYLLLTKNGQTPGKRLLGLQLVKLPGKPSPTYQDYVKRETLHFIPLTFNAALFLFGWLLYLSGVATLRQAFSIGWDDIIVAAFSLLAILGWYILPLIRWRGQMIYDRLTGFQVIRTPEKPTAEDAWYNAKKSWFE; encoded by the coding sequence ATGCAACCAAGATTTTTCTGGCGCCGCGCCCTTGCTTTCGCAATTGACATCATGCTGGTCAATCTTTTGGTCGCAGCAGTCTTGCTGACCCTTCACAAAATAGCTCCGGATCAATTCATATTGGCAGGTGGGCCATACAAGACCACAAATTGCACCAGCTTTGACACACCAACAGAGGCCTTCATGGAGGCCGCGCCGGAAGGCATGTTGAAGAATGCTAAAGCTTTCAAATTCCGTATTTGTAGTATAGGGTTCTTTACTATTGAAGGATCGCGCATTGGATCTCTCTCTGTAGAATTAACTGAGGGAGAGCTCCCATTCACATCCACAAAGACCATTTTTTTTGCGGCTCCTGTCAATCAATACGGTACTCCGATCGCCCCCATTGATTACTCGGATTTACTATTTCCCACTTTTTCAGTCTTCGGACTTGCCTACCTGCTTTTGACAAAAAATGGCCAAACCCCCGGAAAACGACTGCTTGGCCTCCAGCTTGTCAAGCTCCCGGGAAAACCCTCCCCGACCTATCAAGATTATGTGAAACGCGAAACTCTTCATTTTATCCCATTGACTTTCAATGCCGCCTTATTCCTCTTCGGCTGGCTTTTGTATTTGTCCGGCGTTGCCACCTTGCGACAGGCCTTCTCAATAGGTTGGGACGATATCATCGTAGCAGCATTTTCACTTTTAGCGATCTTAGGCTGGTACATTTTACCGCTCATCCGCTGGCGCGGACAGATGATCTATGATCGGCTCACCGGTTTCCAAGTCATCCGTACACCGGAGAAGCCAACCGCTGAAGATGCTTGGTACAACGCGAAAAAATCATGGTTTGAGTAA
- a CDS encoding bifunctional aconitate hydratase 2/2-methylisocitrate dehydratase translates to MTLYTDYLDEIETRKIQGLHPKPIDDAALLNEIIAQIKDTGNEHRADSLHHFIYNTLPGTTSAAGAKAAFLKEIILGTEVVEEITPTYAFELLSHMKGGPSIEVLLDLALGDDDAIAKQAAEVLKMQVFLYEADMERLESAYKAGNAIAKDVLESYAKAEFFTKLPDVDEEVEVVTYVAAEGDISTDLLSPGNQAHSRSDRELHGKCMISEKAQKEIEALKLQHPQKRVMLVAEKGTMGVGSSRMSGVNNVALWTGKPASPYVPFVNFAPVVAGTNGISPIFLTTVDVTGGIGLDLKNWVKKVDPDGKPILNNDGNPVLEQKYSVETGTVLKINTKEKKLYNEDGSEELTDVSRSFTPQKLEFMKAGSSYAIVFGKKLQTFAAETLGIEAPTVFAPPKEVTNEGQGLTAVEKIFNKNAVGVNSDLPLLAGSDVRVKVNIVGSQDTTGLMTSQELEAMAATVISPTLDGAYQSGCHTASVWDLKAQANIPRLMKFMNDFGLITGRDPKDVYPPLTDVIHKMLNDLTVDDWDIIIGGDSHTRMSKGVAFGADSGTVALALATGEASMPIPESVKVTFKGTMADYMDFRDVVHATQAQMLKQHGDNVFQGRVIEVHIGTLLADQAFTFTDWTAEMKAKASICISNDETLIGSLELAKSRIQVMIDKGMDNEKKVLQGLIDKANKRIDEIKSGEKPALRPDDNAQYFAEVVVDLDEIVEPMIADPDVNNADVSKRYTHDTIRPISYYHAEKKVDLGFVGSCMVHKGDMKIVAKMLRNLEAAKGKVEFKAPLVVAAPTYNIIDELKEEGDWDVLQKYSGFEFDDLAPKSAARTEYENILYLERPGCNLCMGNQEKAEKGDTVLATSTRLFQGRVVEDSSEKKGESLLASTPVVVLSAILGRTPTLEEYKTAVEGIDLTKFAPPKEIPGTSRSVHF, encoded by the coding sequence ATGACCTTATATACAGACTATCTAGACGAAATCGAAACTCGCAAGATTCAAGGGTTGCACCCCAAGCCTATTGATGATGCCGCTCTCTTGAATGAGATTATTGCGCAGATCAAGGACACCGGCAACGAGCATCGGGCCGATTCACTTCACCACTTCATCTACAATACGCTGCCCGGGACCACGAGCGCAGCGGGGGCAAAAGCTGCCTTTCTTAAAGAGATCATTCTGGGCACTGAAGTCGTTGAGGAAATCACTCCGACTTATGCCTTTGAGCTTCTCTCCCATATGAAGGGTGGACCGTCGATCGAGGTTCTGCTCGATCTTGCTCTTGGTGATGATGACGCCATTGCCAAACAGGCTGCCGAAGTGCTGAAAATGCAGGTCTTCCTGTATGAAGCCGATATGGAACGCCTCGAAAGCGCCTACAAGGCTGGCAATGCGATTGCCAAAGACGTTCTGGAGAGCTATGCGAAGGCAGAATTCTTCACCAAGCTTCCCGACGTGGACGAAGAAGTGGAAGTGGTTACCTATGTCGCTGCCGAAGGCGATATCTCCACCGACCTTCTGTCTCCGGGCAATCAGGCCCATTCTCGCTCCGACCGCGAACTGCATGGCAAATGCATGATCTCGGAAAAGGCGCAGAAGGAAATCGAGGCGCTGAAACTGCAGCATCCGCAAAAACGTGTCATGTTGGTGGCGGAAAAAGGCACCATGGGTGTGGGCTCTTCGCGCATGTCTGGCGTTAACAACGTGGCGCTGTGGACCGGTAAGCCTGCCAGCCCTTATGTGCCTTTCGTCAATTTCGCTCCGGTGGTTGCAGGGACCAATGGCATTTCGCCGATTTTCCTGACCACGGTCGATGTGACCGGTGGTATTGGTCTTGACCTTAAAAACTGGGTCAAGAAGGTTGATCCGGATGGCAAACCGATCCTGAATAATGATGGCAACCCTGTTCTCGAACAGAAATACTCCGTCGAGACGGGCACTGTTCTCAAGATCAACACCAAAGAGAAGAAGCTTTATAATGAGGATGGCTCTGAAGAGCTGACGGATGTTTCCAGATCCTTCACGCCGCAGAAGCTTGAATTCATGAAGGCTGGCAGTTCCTATGCGATTGTCTTTGGCAAGAAGCTGCAGACATTTGCTGCCGAAACCCTTGGTATTGAAGCGCCGACCGTCTTTGCGCCACCCAAGGAAGTGACCAATGAAGGGCAGGGCCTGACAGCGGTCGAGAAAATCTTCAACAAGAATGCCGTGGGCGTGAATTCCGATTTGCCACTGCTCGCCGGTTCCGACGTGCGCGTCAAGGTGAATATCGTCGGCTCGCAGGACACTACGGGCCTGATGACATCACAGGAACTGGAAGCCATGGCGGCAACCGTGATCTCGCCAACGCTGGACGGGGCCTATCAGTCTGGCTGTCATACAGCGTCTGTTTGGGATCTCAAGGCGCAGGCGAATATTCCGCGGCTCATGAAATTCATGAATGACTTTGGTCTCATCACCGGTCGTGACCCGAAAGATGTCTATCCGCCGTTGACGGACGTGATCCACAAGATGCTGAACGATCTGACCGTGGATGACTGGGACATTATTATCGGTGGCGACAGTCATACCCGCATGTCAAAGGGCGTTGCCTTCGGGGCCGACTCCGGCACCGTTGCATTGGCTCTGGCCACGGGCGAAGCCTCCATGCCTATTCCGGAATCCGTCAAGGTGACCTTCAAGGGCACTATGGCTGATTATATGGATTTCCGTGATGTGGTGCATGCAACCCAGGCGCAGATGCTCAAGCAGCATGGAGACAATGTCTTCCAGGGCCGTGTGATTGAAGTACATATTGGCACGCTATTGGCCGACCAGGCCTTCACTTTCACCGATTGGACCGCAGAAATGAAAGCCAAGGCTTCCATCTGTATCTCCAATGATGAAACCCTCATCGGGTCGCTTGAACTGGCCAAGAGCCGCATTCAGGTGATGATCGACAAGGGCATGGACAATGAGAAGAAGGTTCTGCAGGGGCTGATCGACAAGGCGAACAAGCGCATCGACGAAATCAAGTCTGGCGAGAAACCGGCTCTGCGTCCTGACGACAATGCGCAATATTTCGCTGAAGTCGTGGTTGATCTGGACGAGATCGTCGAGCCGATGATTGCTGATCCGGATGTCAACAACGCCGATGTTTCGAAGCGCTATACCCATGATACGATCCGTCCGATCTCCTACTATCATGCAGAGAAGAAGGTTGATCTGGGCTTTGTCGGGTCTTGCATGGTGCATAAGGGTGACATGAAAATCGTCGCCAAGATGCTGCGCAATCTCGAGGCTGCCAAAGGCAAGGTCGAGTTCAAGGCGCCACTTGTTGTTGCCGCGCCGACCTACAACATCATTGATGAGCTGAAGGAAGAAGGCGACTGGGACGTGCTTCAGAAATATTCAGGCTTTGAATTTGATGATCTGGCACCAAAGAGCGCTGCGCGTACCGAATATGAGAATATTCTCTATCTGGAGCGTCCGGGCTGTAACCTCTGCATGGGTAACCAGGAAAAAGCCGAGAAGGGTGACACCGTTCTGGCAACCTCCACACGCCTCTTCCAGGGTCGTGTCGTGGAAGACAGCTCCGAGAAGAAGGGCGAATCCTTGCTGGCCTCCACGCCGGTTGTCGTTCTCTCTGCAATCCTTGGCCGCACGCCAACTCTTGAGGAATACAAGACTGCGGTTGAAGGCATTGACCTGACCAAGTTTGCCCCTCCGAAGGAAATTCCGGGCACCTCGCGGTCCGTGCATTTCTAG
- the mgrA gene encoding L-glyceraldehyde 3-phosphate reductase yields the protein MIYTASDKRYDTMPYRRCGKSGLDLPAVSLGLWNNFGYETPHFTKQEMCRTAFDLGITHFDLANNYGPPAGAAEEAFGDILKTDFKPYRDEMIISSKAGYDMWPGPYGQWGSRKYLIASCDQSLKRMGLDYVDIFYSHRFDPNTPLEETMGALDTLVRQGKALYVGISSYNSQRTREAVKILNELGTPCLIHQPSYNMLNRWVERDGLKDTLKELGVGSIAFTPLAQGMLSNKYLNGIPADSRAASGRFLKKEMITDRAVEHLKKLNEIAARRGQTLAQMAIAWVLRDEGITTALIGASRASQIVDCVGAVENLDFTAEELAEIDLYAQDEDINIWKKSSDL from the coding sequence ATGATTTATACTGCATCTGATAAACGCTATGACACCATGCCTTACCGTCGGTGTGGCAAGTCGGGGCTTGACTTGCCTGCGGTTTCGCTGGGGCTCTGGAATAATTTCGGCTACGAAACACCACACTTCACCAAGCAGGAAATGTGCCGGACCGCATTTGATCTGGGCATTACCCATTTCGATCTGGCCAACAATTATGGCCCTCCTGCTGGCGCTGCCGAAGAAGCCTTCGGTGACATTCTCAAGACCGACTTCAAACCCTATCGCGATGAAATGATCATTTCTTCAAAGGCGGGTTACGACATGTGGCCGGGTCCTTATGGGCAATGGGGCAGTCGGAAATATCTGATCGCATCCTGTGATCAATCCCTCAAGCGCATGGGGCTCGACTATGTCGATATTTTTTATTCCCACCGCTTCGATCCCAATACGCCACTGGAAGAAACCATGGGCGCGCTTGATACGCTGGTGCGTCAGGGCAAGGCGCTCTATGTGGGCATTTCGTCCTACAATTCCCAGCGTACGCGGGAAGCGGTCAAGATTCTCAATGAGCTTGGTACGCCGTGTCTTATCCATCAGCCGAGCTATAATATGCTCAACCGCTGGGTTGAACGTGATGGACTGAAGGATACGCTCAAGGAGCTTGGTGTGGGCTCGATTGCCTTTACGCCATTGGCTCAGGGCATGTTGTCCAACAAATATCTCAACGGTATCCCGGCTGATTCGCGTGCCGCTTCCGGTCGCTTCCTCAAGAAGGAAATGATCACGGATCGCGCTGTCGAGCATCTCAAGAAGCTCAACGAGATTGCCGCTCGTCGCGGTCAGACGTTGGCACAGATGGCGATTGCGTGGGTGTTGCGCGATGAGGGCATCACCACGGCGCTGATCGGGGCTTCTCGTGCGTCGCAGATCGTTGATTGCGTAGGTGCAGTAGAAAATCTCGATTTCACAGCGGAAGAACTGGCTGAGATTGATCTTTATGCGCAGGATGAAGACATCAATATCTGGAAGAAATCATCCGATCTGTGA
- a CDS encoding heme ABC transporter permease, producing MTETKQTSFRIRDLANPTRFLALLDKIMIPLVILTVVVIGVGLYMALFDSPEDYQQGATVRIMYIHVPAAWLAMFAYTMMTISALGTLVWKHPLADVSAKAAAPLGAAFTFVCLTTGSFWGKPMWGTWWVWDARLTSMLILLIIYLGLIALWHAIEDPIKAGKAVAILTLVGFIIIPIIKFSVDWWSTLHQPASVFTLEGPKMDNSMLIPLMVMAIGFTLLFTVLHFKAMKNEILRRRIRSMQMQAARQVASGNRAAATQTASPSTGPTASH from the coding sequence ATGACTGAGACCAAACAAACATCTTTCCGGATTAGAGATCTGGCCAATCCAACGCGCTTTCTCGCGTTGCTTGACAAGATCATGATCCCGCTCGTTATTCTCACGGTGGTCGTTATCGGCGTCGGGCTCTATATGGCGTTGTTTGATTCCCCGGAAGACTATCAGCAAGGCGCCACGGTCCGGATCATGTATATCCATGTGCCTGCAGCGTGGCTGGCCATGTTCGCCTATACCATGATGACCATTTCCGCCCTCGGCACGCTGGTCTGGAAGCACCCGCTCGCCGATGTTTCGGCCAAGGCCGCCGCCCCTCTGGGCGCAGCCTTCACCTTCGTGTGCCTGACCACCGGCAGTTTCTGGGGCAAGCCCATGTGGGGCACATGGTGGGTCTGGGATGCCCGGCTCACCTCCATGCTCATTCTGCTGATCATCTATCTGGGGCTCATCGCCCTCTGGCACGCCATCGAAGACCCGATCAAGGCAGGTAAGGCCGTCGCCATCCTCACGCTTGTGGGCTTTATCATTATCCCGATCATCAAATTCTCGGTCGACTGGTGGAGCACCCTGCATCAACCGGCCAGCGTCTTCACACTCGAAGGGCCCAAGATGGACAATTCCATGTTGATCCCCTTGATGGTGATGGCAATCGGCTTCACGCTGCTTTTCACCGTGTTGCATTTCAAGGCCATGAAAAACGAGATCCTGCGACGCCGTATCCGCTCGATGCAAATGCAGGCCGCCCGTCAGGTCGCCTCCGGCAATCGGGCCGCAGCCACTCAGACAGCCAGCCCTTCCACCGGTCCTACGGCCTCACACTGA
- the ccmD gene encoding heme exporter protein CcmD: MFGNYAGFILASYGVTAATILVLILWVLLDGRKQTKILAQLHERGIHRRSERAQASTLS; this comes from the coding sequence ATGTTTGGAAATTACGCCGGTTTCATTCTCGCCTCCTATGGCGTCACCGCTGCAACCATCCTTGTCTTGATCCTGTGGGTCCTGCTGGATGGGCGCAAACAGACCAAAATTCTGGCCCAATTGCATGAGAGAGGTATTCATCGCCGCTCCGAACGCGCGCAAGCATCCACGCTTTCCTAA